One Prunus dulcis chromosome 7, ALMONDv2, whole genome shotgun sequence DNA segment encodes these proteins:
- the LOC117634278 gene encoding V-type proton ATPase 16 kDa proteolipid subunit: MASSTFSGDETAPFFGFLGAAAALVFSCMGAAYGTAKSGVGVASMGVMRPELVMKSIVPVVMAGVLGIYGLIIAVIISTGINPKAKSYYLFDGYAHLSSGLACGLAGLSAGMAIGIVGDAGVRANAQQPKLFVGMILILIFAEALALYGLIVGIILSSRSGQSRAD; encoded by the exons atggCGTCATCCACGTTCAGCGGCGACGAAACGGCGCCTTTCTTCGGCTTCCTCGGTGCGGCGGCCGCCCTAGTTTTCTCCT GTATGGGAGCAGCGTACGGGACGGCGAAGAGCGGCGTGGGCGTGGCGTCGATGGGGGTAATGAGGCCAGAGCTGGTCATGAAATCGATTGTTCCGGTGGTTATGGCGGGAGTGTTGGGTATCTATGGTTTGATCATTGCTGTGATTATCAGCACTGGGATTAACCCGAAGGCCAAATCTTATTACCTTTTCGATGGCTATGCCCACCTCTCCTCCGGCCTCGCTTGCGGCCTCGCCGGACTTTCCGCCGGAATGGCTATCGGAATTGTCGGCGATGCCGGTGTTAG GGCGAATGCGCAGCAGCCAAAGCTTTTTGTTGGAATGATTCTCATTCTCATCTTTGCTGAAGCTTTGGCTTTGTACGGTCTCATTGTCGGCATCATCCTTTCATCCCGATCCGGACAATCCAGAGCAGATTAG